From the Solanum lycopersicum chromosome 10, SLM_r2.1 genome, one window contains:
- the LOC101267747 gene encoding uncharacterized protein, with the protein MADLQTVCSMCGDVGFPDKLFRCSKCHHRFQHSYCSNYYSESSESIQVCDWCQSEGASLRNGARKLINDNFGMVNRSEYSGDNKIKQNDDKGEESGTTEKAKMNHNGSPSPKTATRRYKLLKDVMC; encoded by the exons ATGGCGGATCTTCAAACAGTTTGCTCCATGTGTGGTGATGTGGGCTTTCCGGACAAACTTTTTCGTTGCTCCAAGTGTCACCACCGGTTTCAGCACTC GTATTGTAGCAACTACTACAGCGAATCGTCCGAGTCAATACAAGTGTGTGATTGGTGTCAAAGTGAAGGAGCAAGCTTGAGAAATGGAGCTCGTAAACTAATAAATGATAATTTCGGAATGGTCAATAGATCGGAATATTCGGGAGATAATAAAATCAAGCAAAACGATGATAAAGGGGAAGAAAGTGGTACTACTGAAAAGGCAAAAATGAATCATAATGGGAGTCCTTCACCAAAGACAGCAACTCGTAGATACAAGCTTCttaaagatgttatgtgttaa
- the LOC104649544 gene encoding uncharacterized protein, with protein MGKKGEKQFRWSKPMKYLMLEILADEVKQGNKSTNQFKVISFNRVSNAINEQLGMDCSPKHVENHLKTLRSTWNIVQTLLNKSGLGRDDNLKMITASPRVYAMHIQAHPSHDKFINKKIDMFEEMSLVCGNDPARGDCAKSFEDIGLDCSSEKGNEDEIEGPPKAKEVQDVSETSQVKSSRKRNRPSDVQDVVGDISTKLGEVAAAISKIADSRLDVTRLYEEVMAIEGYGEEFLGDAFDYLVQSDTLAKGFMTKNQNLRKVWLERFKRLHK; from the exons ATGGGCAAAAAAGGAGAGAAGCAGTTTAGGTGGTCAAAGCCaatgaaatatttgatgttGGAGATCTTAGCGGATGAAGTGAAGCAGGGAAATAAATCAACCAATCAGTTTAAGGTTATCTCATTCAATCGTGTTTCGAATGCCATTAATGAACAATTAGGAATGGACTGTTCTCCAAAGCATGTGGAGAATCATCTCAAAACGCTAAGAAGCACATGGAATATAGTGCAAACTCTACTAAACAAAAGTGGTCTTGGAAGGGATGACAACTTGAAGATGATTACTGCCAGTCCCAGAGTGTATGCAATGCATATTCAA GCGCATCCTAGTCATGATAAGTTCATCAATAAGAAGATTGATATGTTTGAAGAAATGTCTCTTGTTTGTGGGAATGATCCAGCTAGGGGTGATTGTGCTAAGTCATTTGAAGATATAGGCTTGGATTGTAGTTCAGAGAAAGGTAATGAAGATGAGATTGAAGGACCGCCTAAGGCAAAAGAAGTGCAAGATGTGAGTGAAACTTCTCAAGTCAAGTCAAGTCGTAAAAGAAATCGTCCTTCTGATGTGCAAGATGTGGTCGGTGATATTTCAACAAAACTTGGAGAAGTGGCAGCAGCAATAAGTAAGATAGCTGATAGCCGATTAGATGTGACGAGGTTGTATGAAGAAGTTATGGCAATTGAAGGTTATGGGGAAGAGTTCTTAGGGGATGCTTTTGACTATTTGGTACAAAGTGATACTTTAGCTAAGGGATTCATgactaaaaatcaaaatcttcGTAAGGTTTGGTTGGAAAGGTTCAAGCGACTacataaatag